The following is a genomic window from Mus caroli chromosome 17, CAROLI_EIJ_v1.1, whole genome shotgun sequence.
CCGGAGTGAGCCCTGTCTCTGTGCCCAGGGTCTGCTGAGATCTGTCTCCTGGCCTTTTGGCCATTTCGTCTGGTAGGGACAAGGTTGGGCTTGTGGGGATGCAGGTTCTGGGTGACAAGCACCCAGTGTTGGTGCCCTGAGGAATAGAGAGTGGCACCAACACTTGATTGGGATGGGGTAGGGCATTGAGCTCTCACACGGCCCTCCGTTTGGCTGGGCTTTACGTACTTTAACTTGGTAAAAAGCAGCGGAGATTTTTGTCTTGATTAGGTTTTGCTTAATTACTTCTcttggacatttttatttttaaaattttgttttgagacaggcatTCACTTTGTAACATAGGTTGGCTTGAACTCAGGATGCTCCTGTGTGCTGACATGACGAGTGTCTCTCCCCATGCTTGACCTGTGCCTTTCCATCCCACTTTCCATTGTCGTTACATCCTGGGTCACATTTCACATGCAAAGCTTTGCTGTACtcccatttgttttgtttctgttacaCTGAAAACTTCCTTATTAaaattctttgctttttatttacttttattatatgtatacattagtGTATTATGTCatgtgtgttactgtgtgtgtgtgtgtacatgtattgtTTGGAGGACAAAAAAAGGTATTGGATgctctgtagctggagttactggtgatTTGGGGATACccaacttgggtgctgggaaattAGCTCAGTTCTTCACAAGAACATCATATCCTCACTTATGTCTCTAGCCCTTATTAGACCTTTTCTAATGTTAccttttatcagatattttgaGACCAAATCTCCTGCAGACTTAGTTACTCCTGTCTGTCTCACCCTCCTGAGTGTGAGGATTACAGGTGTTAGCCACCATCACCAGCTAAAAGggtcaaattttcttttttaaaagattatctgTGTCATCAGAAACCTAATGAAGTCAAGCTTGGCCTGGTGCTGatggtggtacattcctttaatctcagcactggggaggcagaacaggtgaatctcttgagtttgaggtctgccTGGCATACAGAaggagtttcaggatagccagggccacatggaaaaaccttgtcttaaaaaagtGCCTGAATGTGGTGGGGGCATGCCCTTCTCTCATCCAGGGTTGAGGGTCTGCCTTACTGGTTCCTGTGCAACAGCCAGCCAGAGGGAGGTGGCAGCCTCTGCTGAGCCTCTGGTTCACTTTCCCAGGTTCTCCAGGGAGCGCTCATTGAGAGAGGAATCCTGGGAGTACGGGCGGAATGAACGAGGGCCCACTGACTGGAGGCTGGAGAATTCCAATGGCAAGACTGCATCGCGGAGGTCGGAGGAGAAGGAGGCTGGCGAGATCTGAATCTGGCTCAGGCGCTGTAAATAGTCTGACAAATGTTCGGCACCGCCTAAATTACCCTTTATATTTGCTGATACAACTCATCTTTTGTAGTTAAAATTTCTATTGTTTGGTCCTAGCTGTGAGTCTCTAGAGTTGTTCAGAGCTGCTTCTGTGTTTGGGGTTACATTGTATAGGAACAAATAAATGTGGCGGCTGCCTCCTGACAGCTGTGTTGGGGTATCTGCTGTCCTCTACAGTAGAGGCACTTCACTAGGACCCGCACCTGTGGAGCAAAGGCTGGTGCTGCCGTTACCTGAGGAAACTGACCAAATGTCTGACCAATTGAATTTTTGGCACTCCCAACACACTTAACTGAGCCAGATGTATGTGGCTTCCCTTCCTGGTTCACACTCTGCATCTTAGCTGCTCATGTACTCTCAGTGCAGACATAGAACAGGTTCTGTGGATGGGAGAAGGAGCCATATGACACAATTATTTCCCTAGGAAGAGCTGTATCTGTTGAAACCTTAGCTCAGGTCAGCTACACTGCAGTTCCATTTTGTTACTTAGGTGGAATAAAGACATAGATGACCTGCTAATCAAGGAGGCCTTGAGGGAGAGTTACAGCTTAGGTCAGGTATTCTGGGAGGTTTATACTCAAGACAGGCTAACCGTTACCCCCTGAGCATTTGTTGTTGCTCACAAGGACCAATGCCTTAAGACCAAAGTGAAGCCCAAATAGAAAGGATCACTGAATAGGAGTTGGCTTCCCTTCACTTGTCTTGGGGAGGGAGGTATTACAGTTTGTTTTTGGAGGGAACTTTAGTAGGTTGTGTTAAAtgaaaaagccccccccccccccccccccccgtgctgtGCTTGTAAAAACTTCAATGCTGTTCTTGAGCTGTTGATTTGATGGTTGCACATAGGACCTTGTGATTTTGTAATGTGGCTCCTTGTGATGCTGTGGACTCCCGTCTGTAGGAggatatgtgtgtgggtacctgCTCTGCGGGTATTGTGAAAACAGGCTTTCCTTGATCAGCTGTCTCCATATACAAGGAGGTAGGGTGGACTATCTCTGGAGGCACTGGGCTCTGTACCATACACAGGTGCCATGTGTAGATTTCATTCATCTCTAGCCCCTTGGCCTCCAGGTGGGGCTCAGTTTAGTTCTGCTGTCTCCCTGGAATAAGGTTTGTACCTGGCCTTCTTGGTCCCAGGTAGACATTTTGACTAGCTGTGACCACTTATGCTGGGCACATTTTGTTTCTTGGACTCTTTTGGGCCTTAACTGGACAGTCCTAACCTTAGATCCAACATCAGCATGTCTGGTTTGGATCCCTTTCTAtctaaatataaatgtgtgtatggaGAAACGgctgttttgctttattttatcaCAGAGTAAAGATTCTGGAATCATTTCTGTGCCATGGCCTGTAGTGCCCACAGGATAATCCCTGGGCTCACATGATATACAACTACAACTACTGGGGTACAGTAGGCAGACCCCCTGCCTCGGTAGCATCTTTTTGAGTGGTCGGCTTCCCCAGTCTCTTGTGGAGGGTGAGTTTTTACAAGGATGTTGTGGCAAaagtttttttgttggtttttgaacTTTTTCTGGAAAGACAGTCTTGCCTAGGCGGGCAGACTTGGATTTCAGGACTCAAGGCACATTTGTTTCTGTCCCAAGTAGCTGTTTCTAACAACTGTCCCAACATGCCTagatgctttgtttttgttttcttgggtttttttttttttgtttgtttgtttgtttttttgagacagggttttctgtatagaaccagctggcctcaaactcagagatctaccttaCTCTGCCTCCTGATGTTTTGTTAACTTTTCTTAAGTGGAGTTTCCTGTAATTCAGGTGGACATAGATAACCAGAGATCTGTTTGTGGTGTTGTTGGTAGCTCTGGACATTATGCAAGAAATCATAGGgtccctgggcagtggtggcgcacatctttaatcccagtgcttgggaggcagaggcaggcagatttctgagttccaggccagcctggtctacagagggagacccaggacagccaaggctacatagagaaaccctgtctcgaaaaaaccaaaaagaaaaaaaaaaaaatcatagggtCTTCCATCTGTAACCTGAGGCCTGAGGCAGGTACTGATTACGCAGAGCAAGGAAGAACTGGGAGAGCCAGTAGTTTTCAAAAACCCAGTAACCAGTCACCCATGGGCTCAGCCCACAGGAAGTGGGTATCCAGCTCAGAGAGAGTAGATACATCCTTCCTGGACCCTCTTGTTCTTTCTAGGCCTTTGGTGATGTTCAGTGCACTGAGTGAAGAGGTTGGAGTGCACTGAGTGTTGGAGGCCTCTTGAATTTCCCAATGTCCCATGGTCATGGTAACAGGTAAAAGGCTGGATCTTCACTTGGATCTGTGACACTTGGAATTTGGCCCATTGCATTGAAAGAATAGTCACTTAATATCCAGATAATGAGGGGAGTTGCAGGTTGTGCCTCTTGGAGGACCCATCCCCAGTTCAGCAGTACTTGGAAGTCAGTACCCGAGTCATGTGGCTTAGGAATGTCACTGTCTGTCAAGGCCTGTATGGTGAGCCACAAGTATCCAGAGTGGGCCAGgtgaaggttaacaagctgacaATTGCTTCAGGAATCTCTGGTAGAACTTGGTTATCCTGATGGGGGGGTCCCAGCAGCAGGATCAGTTGTCTGCGTTTGACTTGACTCTGCAGTCTGGTCCTAGAATGTGTGAGCTCTGTTTGTTTCCAAAGGTAGCTGTGGCCTGGCAGCTTTAAGCTTACCTGGACTCTAAAGCCTCACATTTTATACGTGGCATGCACTATTAGCATACACTGAATTTTAGTGTGTACTTTGTCAGTGTCTTCTGCCTACTGAGTTCTTAACACACTTCCTTGGgtctaaatttaaatttactgctaaaatgaaagtaattttcaAGATACTGTTGTTAGGTGTGTGACTTCTAGCACATGTTTTTTTCAGAACAGTGATATTTATAGAATACTGTGATGTATTCCAGTGATAGCAAAATGCAATAAAGCTTCTTATAACAAACTCCCATTATAACCACTTCTGATGGGTATAAGTCAGTGACATTTACGTGTCCAGTGTTGTGAAGTGGTCTGATACAAAGTTGCGGATGTTTGATCCAGACAGAAACTTCAGCCCACCATTTGGAACTGACTGGCTTCTCCTGAGCCCCCTGGCAACCAGGAACCCGTTTTCTCTCTAGTTTGCTCATTTGGGTATTTCACAAACATGGACTCATGCACTGGATGGCTTTTGGTGTGTTGGCTTCTTCCACTCAAGGTTTCTACAAAACTCAGCTGTGTGATGTAATCTCATTACTTTTATGAGTAAGAAATACTCCATTCTGAGTGTAAGCTACATATTTCTCACTGTGGTGGTTAACCTGCTAAACTCGATGGCCTTAGAAATGCCATGAGAACACACCCCTGCAGGTGTTTCCAGgggattcagtgagagatccacCAAGGATGTGGGCGGCGGCACCATCCTATATGCTGGGATCCtagaatgaagaaaaaggagggCAAGAGCTGAGCACCAGCCATCTCTCaacttcctgactgcagatgcaatgtgaccagctgccttaaGTTCCTGCAACCATGACTTCCCACCACTGTACCCTTatactgtgagccaaataaaccttccCTCAGTTGCTCTTGTCGGGTGTTTTGTCACTCGTGGGCCCAGGGAAAAGAGACTCTGATGTTACTGCCCAGAATACGAAGAACCCTGATGTAGTTCTTGGCTGGATTCATTACCACCaaggtttgtttttgtctcttgtcttttgagacagagtatcactGTATAGCCCTAAACTCACTGTATGGCCTACAAACCCGAGGATTTATATGAAGGCTGTGTGTATATTGGTGCTAAACCTGATAAACCAGGGCCTGCTGTGCAGGGTGGATTTACATCTAAGGAAGCATTTGGTTAGCCTTCCATCTCTGAATGAAATGAAAGGTAGCAGTGGGGAGAGAAAATGGCATTCCAGCAAGTTCATGTTGAAGGCTGATGTGATACCAAGGGTAGGAGTGAACCAAACATGGTTGTCCAGAAACCTCAGGAAAAGGACCAGTtggccttctctttcctcctttactGTTTGGCCTTCCTCAGCATAGGGACCCAGGCAAGGAATGTGTCCCCCTAGAATGTAGGGCGTACAAAAATGGTCTTCAGCATGTTGTGGCCCATTTGGGGTCTTaaggtatcctgcatatcaggtatttgcAGTTGCTAATAATAGTTATGAAGAGGcaacaaaataaacatgattGGGTGTCACTACAACCATATTAAAAGGTAGCAGCATTAGGAAAATTGAGAGTCACTGCTTAGAGCCTAGAGGTGTACCCACACTAAACATGACACCTTTGCAGAGGCAGAGAACCGGGCATACAGGCTTCTTACCCAGGCTTTATTCAAAGGCCAAGAGGTACAGAtgcaagggagggaagaagggcctGGCCAGAAGGTAGGGCCAGCAGGAGGTAGCTTAACGGTACTTGGAGGTCAGCACGCTGCTCACAGAGGCAAGGAATTTGTCCAGAGAGGCATGTACCGCAGGGGTGAAATCAGCAGGGTGGTGGATAGCCAAGGTCACCAGCAGGCAGTGGCTCAGGAGCTGTGGAGACAGGAAGGGTCAGTGCATAGTAGACACCTGGGGCCTTGGCTCCTCTTCCTGGAAGCACTATGTTCCCTGCCCTAGGCACGAGGACCACAAGCCCTCCATAGGGGTCCCAGATGCCTCCTGCAAGGTGCTAGCAAATACCTTGAAGTTGGCGGGATCCACACGCAGCTTGTGGGCATGCAGGTCACTCAGAGTGGACAGGGCACCGGGAAGGTCATCGACATGGTTTACAGCATCAGTCAGCGCATCCATTAACTTCTTGCCGTGAGCCTGGACCTGGGGGGAGCGCTGGCTTACATCAAAGTGAGGGAAGTAGGTCTTGGTGGTGGGGAAGCTCTCAAACAACCTGTGAGAAAGAGAAGTTGAGGTCACAGGAAATCAGGAGCTGCCCACTGAGTCCCAGGTCTGTTGGGGATCCTGTAATCTATACAGAACAGGGCCCTGATCTCACCTTCCTATGGCTTCTGCGCCATAGTCAGAACGACCAGCAATCTTGTCCCAGATAGTCCTGAGGTTGGCTTTGTCTTCCTGAGAGATCACCATGGTTTCTTCTTGCGTCTATCAGAATCAGAAGTTTGCTGGACCTGAAACAAGCAGCACTTATATGCCTGCAGGTCTTGGGACACGCCCTTTGGGCGGTCCTCATTGGCTGGCCTGTGTTCTGCCTGTCCTCAAGAGTCTGGGGTTGGGGATCTGCCTCTGGGTGCAGGGAATCCTCATCACTTGACTGTATGCCTCATGTTCTTTGCATGTCTCCAGCAAGTGGAGTTGGGGAAGAAGTTAGGATCTCCCTGTCTTGGGCAGAAAAAGAAGTCGctcaaaccaaactaaacaataCCCATTTTTACACACTTCTTCATAACCTACACCCTACTTACAAGCCTGAGACCTAGGCTTCACCCTGGCTCTGAGAATAAGATGCTAGAAACCCAGGGAGGATCTCTCtccttgacctttctcccttctcttcctctttgtccactctttcctccctggctcctgctttcttgtcttttccctCTTTCGCCTTGTCCTCCTCTAGCGTGAGCAGGTCTTGCTCTagtttccaggctggcctggaatctcCTAGCTCAGCTTTCTGGGTCCAGGGAACTGCAGGAGCAGGGCGCCAGACTCCTCCTTCAGACTTGCATATTAGGTGTCGAGAGCTACAATGGATCAATAAGGAAATGCTCTGAGCTGGTTTTGGTGACACATATGGGGAGCTTGAGGGCCAGGCAgagtaaggcaggaggattgcttgaggccaggagtttaaggtcagcctctGTAATGAGAGACCCACAGGTTTATAACAGAAGCAAAGAATTACACAGAAGCTGGGGTGTAAGTGAATAGCAGAATGTTCACTTTGCATGAGGAAGGTTCTGccttcagtcctcagcactgcaaaaatgaaaagagagtaagagaaataGATAACACAAagaactgagattaaaaaaaaatgtgtctgggGAATCAAAAAGGCtatcctttcattttctctctctctctctctctctctctctctctctctctctctctctctctctctttttctctttcactccCCATGCACTCatatcttttcttcctcttatgtGTGGACAGTTGTCCTGCTGGGATCTATGTTGTATGCTCTTCTCAACTGCAGCTTCAGAAAGGTCCCTGGGACAAGATAATATGACTAGGCTCTGTTGGCATGTCAAGGACACAGACAAATCAGGTATATATACACGTTACTCATACTAAGAGGTGCAGGTGCCCACCCAGACGTAGGGCATGGCAGGGGCCAAGAGAATGAGGGCTGTGTTTCAAGTCTAAGGTTTATGGTACCTGGAGGTTAGCATTgtcttcacagcagcaaaaagCTTGTCTGTGGAGGTGTGAACCTCAGGGTGGATAAATCCGGTTGTAACTTGGTCATGCTTACTGGCATGCTTGGCTCAGGAACTATGGGACAAGGAAACAGGTCAGTGGCTGTACACACCACAGGAGGTTCTCTCATATTAGGTGAAGGACCAACAATACCTCAGCTCCCAGGTCACACCCCTGCACAGCCAGCAGACACCTCAGGGTTGATGGGGTCCTCATGCAGCGCCTTGACATGAGGAAACTCTGGGCTGACATGACAGTGCAAATGTTATCTAGGTGGCCTGCTCAGTTTTGAATGTATATGGCACCTCTTGCCTTGGGCTGCTCCCTGGGCAGAAAAGGACTCATGTCTTAGTTAAGGAAGTAGGTCTTGTAGGAGGTAAAACTGTGGAGTGTCTTCAGGAAGAATAAagttcagaggcagaggctggatgAGGGAAGGGCAGCTTTGCCCTCTGGAGCCTGGGCAGGGCAGAAAGGTTCCCTTGCCTCTNNNNNNNNNNNNNNNNNNNNNNNNNNNNNNNNNNNNNNNNNNNNNNNNNNNNNNNNNNNNNNNNNNNNNNNNNNNNNNNNNNNNNNNNNNNNNNNNNNNNNNNNNNNNNNNNNNNNNNNNNNNNNNNNNNNNNNNNNNNNNNNNNNNNNNNNNNNNNNNNNNNNNNNNNNNNNNNNNNNNNNNNNNNNNNNNNNNNNNNNNNNNNNNNNNNNNNNNNNNNNNNNNNNNNNNNNNNNNNNNNNNNNNNNNNNNNNNNNNNNNNNNNNNNNNNNNNNNNNNNNNNNNNNNNNNNNNNNNNNNNNNNNNNNNNNNNNNNNNNNNNNNNNNNNNNNNNNNNNNNNNNNNNNNNNNNNNNNNNNNNNNNNNNNNNNNNNNNNNNNNNNNNNNNNNNNNNNNNNNNNNNNNNNNNNNNNNNNNNNNNNNNNNNNNNNNNNNNNNNNNNNNNNNNNNNNNNNNNNNNNNNNNNNNNNNNNNNNNNNNNNNNNNNNNNNNNNNNNNNNNNNNNNNNNNNNNNNNNNNNNNNNNNNNNNNNNNNNNNNNNNNNNNNNNNNNNNNNNNNNNNNNNNNNNNNNNNNNNNNNNNNNNNNNNNNNNNNNNNNNNNNNNNNNNNNNNNNNNNNNNNNNNNNNNNNNNNNNNNNNNNNNNNNNNNNNNNNNNNNNNNNNNNNNNNNNNNNNNNNNNNNNNNNNNNNNNNNNNNNNNNNNNNNNNNNNNNNNNNNNNNNNNNNNNNNNNNNNNNNNNNNNNNNNNNNNNNNNNNNNNNNNNNNNNNNNNNNNNNNNNNNNNNNNNNNNNNNNNNNNNNNNNNNNNNNNNNNNNNNNNNNNNNNNNNNNNNNNNNNNNNNNNNNNNNNNNNNNNNNNNNNNNNNNNNNNNNNNNNNNNNNNNNNNNNNNNNNNNNNNNNNNNNNNNNNNNNNNNNNNNNNNNNNNNNNNNNNNNNNNNNNNNNNNNNNNNNNNNNNNNNNNNNNNNNNNNNNNNNNNNNNNNNNNNNNNNNNNNNNNNNNNNNNNNNNNNNNNNNNNNNNNNNNNNNNNNNNNNNNNNNNNNNNNNNNNNNNNNNNNNNNNNNNNNNNNNNNNNNNNNNNNNNNNNNNNNNNNNNNNNNNNNNNNNNNNNNNNNNNNNNNNNNNNNNNNNNNNNNNNNNNNNNNNNNNNNNNNNNNNNNNNNNNNNNNNNNNNNNNNNNNNNNNNNNNNNNNNNNNNNNNNNNNNNNNNNNNNNNNNNNNNNNNNNNNNNNNNNNNNNNNNNNNNNNNNNNNNNNNNNNNNNNNNNNNNNNNNNNNNNNNNNNNNNNNNNNNNNNNNNNNNNNNNNNNNNNNNNNNNNNNNNNNNNNNNNNNNNNNNNNNNNNNNNNNNNNNNNNNNNNNNNNNNNNNNNNNNNNNNNNNNNNNNNNNNNNNNNNNNNNNNNNNNNNNNNNNNNNNNNNNNNNNNNNNNNNNNNNNNNNNNNNNNNNNNNNNNNNNNNNNNNNNNNNNNNNNNNNNNNNNNNNNNNNNNNNNNNNNNNNNNNNNNNNNNNNNNNNNNNNNNNNNNNNNNNNNNNNNNNNNNNNNNNNNNNNNNNNNNNNNNNNNNNNNNNNNNNNNNNNNNNNNNNNNNNNNNNNNNNNNNNNNNNNNNNNNNNNNNNNNNNNNNNNNNNNNNNNNNNNNNNNNNNNNNNNNNNNNNNNNNNNNNNNNNNNNNNNNNNNNNNNNNNNNNNNNNNNNNNNNNNNNNNNNNNNNNNNNNNNNNNNNNNNNNNNNNNNNNNNNNNNNNNNNNNNNNNNNNNNNNNNNNNNNNNNNNNNNNNNNNNNNNNNNNNNNNNNNNNNNNNNNNNNNNNNNNNNNNNNNNNNNNNNNNNNNNNNNNNNNNNNNNNNNNNNNNNNNNNNNNNNNNNNNNNNNNNNNNNNNNNNNNNNNNNNNNNNNNNNNNNNNNNNNNNNNNNNNNNNNNNNNNNNNNNNNNNNNNNNNNNNNNNNNNNNNNNNNNNNNNNNNNNNNNNNNNNNNNNNNNNNNNNNNNNNNNNNNNNNNNNNNNNNNNNNNNNNNNNNNNNNNNNNNNNNNNNNNNNNNNNNNNNNNNNNNNNNNNNNNNNNNNNNNNNNNNNNNNNNNNNNNNNNNNNNNNNNNNNNNNNNNNNNNNNNNNNNNNNNNNNNNNNNNNNNNNNNNNNNNNNNNNNNNNNNNNNNNNNNNNNNNNNNNNNNNNNNNNNNNNNNNNNNNNNNNNNNNNNNNNNNNNNNNNNNNNNNNNNNNNNNNNNNNNNNNNNNNNNNNNNNNNNNNNNNNNNNNNNNNNNNNNNNNNNNNNNNNNNNNNNNNNNNNNNNNNNNNNNNNNNNNNNNNNNNNNNNNNNNNNNNNNNNNNNNNNNNNNNNNNNNNNNNNNNNNNNNNNNNNNNNNNNNNNNNNNNNNNNNNNNNNNNNNNNNNNNNNNNNNNNNNNNNNNNNNNNNNNNNNNNNNNNNNNNNNNNNNNNNNNNNNNNNNNNNNNNNNNNNNNNNNNNNNNNNNNNNNNNNNNNNNNNNNNNNNNNNNNNNNNNNNNNNNNNNNNNNNNNNNNNNNNNNNNNNNNNNNNNNNNNNNNNNNNNNNNNNNNNNNNNNNNNNNNNNNNNNNNNNNNNNNNNNNNNNNNNNNNNNNNNNNNNNNNNNNNNNNNNNNNNNNNNNNNNNNNNNNNNNNNNNNNNNNNNNNNNNNNNNNNNNNNNNNNNNNNNNNNNNNNNNNNNNNNNNNNNNNNNNNNNNNNNNNNNNNNNNNNNNNNNNNNNNNNNNNNNNNNNNNNNNNNNNNNNNNNNNNNNNNNNNNNNNNNNNNNNNNNNNNNNNNNNNNNNNNNNNNNNNNNNNNNNNNNNNNNNNNNNNNNNNNNNNNNNNNNNNNNNNNNNNNNNNNNNNNNNNNNNNNNNNNNNNNNNNNNNNNNNNNNNNNNNNNNNNNNNNNNNNNNNNNNNNNNNNNNNNNNNNNNNNNNNNNNNNNNNNNNNNNNNNNNNNNNNNNNNNNNNNNNNNNNNNNNNNNNNNNNNNNNNNNNNNNNNNNNNNNNNNNNNNNNNNNNNNNNNNNNNNNNNNNNNNNNNNNNNNNNNNNNNNNNNNNNNNNNNNNNNNNNNNNNNNNNNNNNNNNNNNNNNNNNNNNNNNNNNNNNNNNNNNNNNNNNNNNNNNNNNNNNNNNNNNNNNNNNNNNNNNNNNNNNNNNNNNNNNNNNNNNNNNNNNNNNNNNNNNNNNNNNNNNNNNNNNNNNNNNNNNNNNNNNNNNNNNNNNNNNNNNNNNNNNNNNNNNNNNNNNNNNNNNNNNNNNNNNNNNNNNNNNNNNNNNNNNNNNNNNNNNNNNNNNNNNNNNNNNNNNNNNNNNNNNNNNNNNNNNNNNNNNNNNNNNNNNNNNNNNNNNNNNNNNNNNNNNNNNNNNNNNNNNNNNNNNNNNNNNNNNNNNNNNNNNNNNNNNNNNNNNNNNNNNNNNNNNNNNNNNNNNNNNNNNNNNNNNNNNNNNNNNNNNNNNNNNNNNNNNNNNNNNNNNNNNNNNNNNNNNNNNNNNNNNNNNNNNNNNNNNNNNNNNNNNNNNNNNNNNNNNNNNNNNNNNNNNNNNNNNNNNNNNNNNNNNNNNNNNNNNNNNNNNNNNNNNNNNNNNNNNNNNNNNNNNNNNNNNNNNNNNNNNNNNNNNNNNNNNNNNNNNNNNNNNNNNNNNNNNNNNNNNNNNNNNNNNNNNNNNNNNNNNNNNNNNNNNNNNNNNNNNNNNNNNNNNNNNNNNNNNNNNNNNNNNNNNNNNNNNNNNNNNNNNNNNNNNNNNNNNNNNNNNNNNNNNNNNNNNNNNNNNNNNNNNNNNNNNNNNNNNNNNNNNNNNNNNNNNNNNNNNNNNNNNNNNNNNNNNNNNNNNNNNNNNNNNNNNNNNNNNNNNNNNNNNNNNNNNNNNNNNNNNNNNNNNNNNNNNNNNNNNNNNNNNNNNNNNNNNNNNNN
Proteins encoded in this region:
- the LOC110312398 gene encoding hemoglobin subunit alpha-like, whose amino-acid sequence is MVISQEDKANLRTIWDKIAGRSDYGAEAIGRLFESFPTTKTYFPHFDVSQRSPQVQAHGKKLMDALTDAVNHVDDLPGALSTLSDLHAHKLRVDPANFKLLSHCLLVTLAIHHPADFTPAVHASLDKFLASVSSVLTSKYR